ATCCTTGTTAAGTTGCACTTATCTAGGTTATGAGCAATTTGGCATTTCAAGAAAAGGCTCAGAAGACACCAGTGATGAATACTGCACAATATTATATGAAAAAGAGAAGGTTTTACATGTTACATTGACATATTTATGTTGTACTAGAAATATGTAATATATATTTATAGATGAGCTGAACTACACACACATTTCATAAAGGTGGAGCTTACGGAAGGTGGTACCTTTTGGTTATCAGAATCTCCTTCAGTGCCTGGAAGCATATCATGGGGAGCAACTGCACCCTGCATTGCTACATGGGCAATATCCTTTTGTATGATGCAACTATCATTTATTATTGTACCATCTCTTAGTCTCTTGATAGAAAATTTTTTTGGATATTGAAGAGCTTTGTTGCCTTAACTGACATGATGCACACACATTTCGACTGAAAAGAGTCGAACCACCTGGGTTCAGTTTCCAGATTGTAAATACAAATCTTGATGTAGATAGCCCTCGTGCTCGTAGAAGAAGTGCTTTGCTTACGTGGCAACATATAGCATCTTTGCCACCCAACCTGCCTGTGATCTACTGTGGAGGCTTCAACACACAAAAGGAATCTATGACCGGCCGCTTTTTGCTTGGCAGATCCAGGTAAAGCTTGTTGaaggatgattttttttgttcacgGATATTGTGGATACATATGTCAACTACTTCCGGTTGTCATTTATATTATTGTTAGCTAAATAAAGTACCATTAATGTTGATATCAAATAATATGAGGTTACATATACCGTGTCAGTGTATAGAAGACATTTTTACTTATCTATGCCTTACATGAGCTAACCTGAGCACTAGTAATGTACTAGCATTAGATTTACTTTGTGATGATGTGACATGTACGTTGTTCTTTTCGAGGAAATTTAGTATGCCATTTGGGGTTTTGCTGTATTAGATCTCCCTTTGTTGCTTAGCTTCCTTTGCTATACACACATACACTTTGTGGTCGTAGttaaactaaaaaaatagtttAAATGTCAGAAAataccatatatatatatcaggTACTAGTATATAATGAAGTTGCCATCTTTCAGAAGTTTGATTTCTGTATTTGAATCTTGAATCTCTGTGGATACACAAGTATTGAAGAAACACTGAAAGTTTATATTTGTTTCCCAAAAGCATGCCCCATATGTTGCAACAAAGGTAATAAAAAATGAACGACTCATGTGACACATAAACTTGATACAATCCATATCCAATAGTCACAATAATTGGCTTAGGCATAAGAAAAACCTAGTCTACTTGCAAATGGAAGCCAGAAATCGTACAACATATGTTAGAACCCCCAAAACATAATCGTGGGCATCATAAAACGAGATGTCATCACTTGTAAGCAAGATACTCCTGGTCGAAAGTGCCATATAATGTAATATGATGAACATATATTTGAGAAGAGGCAAATATCAAGTCAAACATAAATGATACAAATTGTAAAGCAAATTTACTAACCAGGGGAAAGTTTGTACCGATGTTCGGTAAAAATTCGTTTGCCAAAGTAGACATCCCTTCTCCAAGCCCATATCAAATGCATAGTCATAAATGCGTATGTGATACGTCCATGGTTATTCTATACCTCTATGAAATGACGGCCCTCGCTGATTGAGAACTATGGGATGTATTCAACCCATAGTCATATCACAGTCGCAAGAGGACACTAATTTGCAGATGCAGCTAGGGATGAGATGTTATTTGGATTCCTAAATGAAGTTTATTTTGAACTGCTTAATTGCTTCCATCAAGAATTGGATCCAATAAACTACATTATTTAATATTGATATTTGTATAGATGTGCCCCTGATCATTAATAATATTGTATGTTTTTGCTGAGAGTTAACGTAATCCCCTTACAATGTTGATTGACATTGTTCCATGTCTGTCAATTTCAGAGAACATGGTGTTGTGGGTGATATGAGAGATGCTTGGCCAAATGCTCGTGTGCGCAAAAATGTCTCACTTATACACACATATCATGGATATAAAGGTACCAATTTACTTCCCTGAGATCCTCATTTTCCATTTCTGTTTATACAAGGAAAAATAACATTGTTGATAGTTTACTTGCTAACCAATGGAAAAGCATTCCATTATGAAAAGGGACATTACTACAATATAAGTAACTACAGCCCAACTTACGCATTTTCTTCAGTTTTCTGAGGCAAATTCTTAACTGGCTATTTCATGAGGGCTTACGTCTGTTTATCCCAAAATTAAGAAACATGAAAGTGTATGGAAGGAATTATCTTGGTTATCCATCCCGTTAAAGGTTATATATTGTAGAAAGATCATTTAGCTTTTATTTTCCCAACAGTAGTATCTCTCACTAGTAACTACTCAGCATCATATGTTCTATCTTTGCAAAGATGGTTTTTCCGCATCACCTATGTTTTAGTGGGTGAGTATTCTGAGATCTGTGTATCATAATTAGTGACCATGTTGGTCTCACATTCAGTTTGTACCTGGCAATGCTTTGAATTTTCAAGTATCTGTCTTTCTAGAAATCTTATCAGATTGCTGTGCTGCAGGGGAGAAACAAGGTGCTCTAGAATTTCTAAAACTAGTGTTTAGAGCTCTTTGCCTCTGCTGGGATAGACAAACTCAGGACTTGCATATTGACTGGATACTGTTTAGGGGACGTCCACTGGTTCCTGCACTATGTGAAGTCATAAATGACAACATAGACGGTGTTTATCCATCGTCCCATTTCCCCATCTTTGCCGAGTTTTTGCTTCCGCGTTCAGTCCGCTTAGTCGAGACGACACCTTCATAGTGTATTCTTcttaccaatttttttttcttgctacGTTTTACagctttattttgtttttgaccAACTTGTTTACTTCTATATAACCAGCTTGTTGGTCTGGAAAGAATCCTCTTGTCCATGGCAACAACTGCCTTTGCAGTCTATCATAATTCTGTTTATTGAGGTTATGATTTTATTTCGCATGGGTCATGAATCTCATGATTTGTTACGTAGATACCAGCCAGGAATGCtgatgttgttgttgcctTAGCCTTTCCCCCCTTCTATATCTGTCCTCAAGTCTGCCAATGGTAGTTATGAATCCTCAAGTCTGCCAATGAACTTGCCCAAGATTACTTCAATATTTCAAGATGCCATTTTACCTGTTCAGACATGCTTGCGTACATTCGGaaattagttttgtttttaaggAATGTTATGTGTCGGTGGAGTGAAATTTTCACCTGATCGGCCACCTCCTTAGCCCTTCGATCCGACTAAAATGATCAATTTGGACCTTGTGTATGTGTACGTATGTAACATCAGTTTGACAAAaattgcaaaagaaaatatttgcTACGCGCGCAACAAAATCCTAATGCTAAATGTGTACGCAACAAATGAGAAATGTGGTGCAtgtcgaaaaaaaaattaggtacTTCCTccttccaacaaaagatgattcaaatttgttaaaatttaaatgtatctagacatgacttagtgtataaatgcattcaaatttaatcgaAGTGTGAGACATAAAAAATCCAATTAATTGGCCTCTCATTGCCAATA
This is a stretch of genomic DNA from Brachypodium distachyon strain Bd21 chromosome 1, Brachypodium_distachyon_v3.0, whole genome shotgun sequence. It encodes these proteins:
- the LOC100833515 gene encoding uncharacterized protein LOC100833515 isoform X2, producing MTSPSITVMTLNLQEGDQPSGSPNCWENRRDICVSVITSYCPAILCTQQGFRCQLDYLQQCLPGGAYGRWYLLVIRISFSAWKHIMGSNCTLHCYMGNTFRLKRVEPPGFSFQIVNTNLDVDSPRARRRSALLTWQHIASLPPNLPVIYCGGFNTQKESMTGRFLLGRSREHGVVGDMRDAWPNARVRKNVSLIHTYHGYKGEKQGALEFLKLVFRALCLCWDRQTQDLHIDWILFRGRPLVPALCEVINDNIDGVYPSSHFPIFAEFLLPRSVRLVETTPS
- the LOC100833515 gene encoding uncharacterized protein LOC100833515 isoform X1; protein product: MTSPSITVMTLNLQEGDQPSGSPNCWENRRDICVSVITSYCPAILCTQQGFRCQLDYLQQCLPGYEQFGISRKGSEDTSDEYCTILYEKEKVELTEGGTFWLSESPSVPGSISWGATAPCIATWATFRLKRVEPPGFSFQIVNTNLDVDSPRARRRSALLTWQHIASLPPNLPVIYCGGFNTQKESMTGRFLLGRSREHGVVGDMRDAWPNARVRKNVSLIHTYHGYKGEKQGALEFLKLVFRALCLCWDRQTQDLHIDWILFRGRPLVPALCEVINDNIDGVYPSSHFPIFAEFLLPRSVRLVETTPS